The Punica granatum isolate Tunisia-2019 chromosome 4, ASM765513v2, whole genome shotgun sequence genome has a window encoding:
- the LOC116205912 gene encoding uncharacterized protein LOC116205912: MLVLVPAILLLLVSSTNWTATAETELVKSVCQQTFDYAGCVEALSSDSRTNDATNLTTLVTICLDLALANATDIVGFVKQMAEDPSTNPDLKSVLSDCVFGYQDTVGSFRSAGHKVRSKSEVQLRVALYEVAAAIDGPESCRLELADHNLSEPPEIFKRYGYIRLFSIIGDVLLELMLHMN, translated from the exons ATGTTGGTATTAGTACCTGCAATTCTCTTGCTGCTCGTCTCGTCCACAAACTGGACTGCCACAGCCGAAACCGAACTTGTGAAGTCG GTCTGCCAGCAGACTTTCGATTATGCCGGGTGCGTGGAGGCCCTCTCATCGGACTCCCGAACAAATGATGCCACCAACCTCACAACTCTCGTGACCATATGCCTCGACCTGGCACTGGCCAATGCGACTGACATTGTGGGGTTTGTGAAGCAGATGGCTGAGGACCCCAGCACGAACCCGGACCTGAAGTCCGTGCTCAGTGACTGTGTCTTCGGGTACCAGGACACAGTTGGGTCATTCCGGAGCGCGGGCCACAAAGTGAGATCTAAATCAGAAGTGCAGCTGCGGGTCGCATTGTATGAAGTGGCGGCAGCAATAGATGGGCCAGAGAGCTGCCGATTGGAACTGGCGGACCATAACTTGAGCGAGCCTCCAGAAATATTTAAACGATACGGTTACATTCGCTTGTTCAGTATCATTGGAGATGTTCTCCTCGAACTTATGCTCCACATGAATTAA